TTATCTCTTCTATGAAAGTACCTAACAAAGAAGGAAAATCAGAAGAAGTGGTAATTGGTTTCAATTCATTGGACCAATACATGAAAGACAATCCTTATTTTGGAGCACTTATTGGACGATATGGAAACCGAATTGCGAAAGGTAAATTTACCCTAGACGGAAAAGAATATTCGTTGGCTATTAACAATGCACCAAATGCATTACATGGTGGACCAGAAGGTTTTCATAGAGTTATTTGGACTGCAGAAGAAGCAAAATCAGGCGATAGCGCTGCTTTAAAATTGAAGTATGTAAGTAAAGATATGGAAGAAGGTTATCCAGGAAACTTGACTGTTTTTGTAACCTACACCTTGAATAATGACAATTCATTAGACATTCTTTATGAGGCAACAACCGATAAGAAAACCGTGGTAAACTTAACAAACCATTCTTATTTTAATTTATCATCTGATTTTTCTAAACCTATTTTAGATCATGAAATTACGATTGATGCAGATAAATTAGTTCCTGTTGCAGCAACACTTATTCCTACTGGTCAATTGACAGATGTGACTAATACCCCTTTCGATTTTAGAAAACCTAAAAAGATTGGAGCTGAAATTGAAGCCAAAAACGAACAATTGAAAAACGGATTGGGTTATGACCATTGCTGGGTACTTAATAATCAAGACAAAGGAGAACGTTTTGCAGCTTCGGCATATGATGCAGGAAGCGGAAGATTGCTTGAAGTATTCACAGATCAACCTGGTATTCAATTTTATTCAGGTAACTTCCTAGACGGGACTTTGCCAATGAGAAATGGAGGAACTTATGCACGTAGAACTGGTTTTTGTTTAGAAACACAACATTATCCAGATTCTCCAAATCAAAAAGATTTTCCTACTACAGTATTAAACCCTGGAGAAAATTACAAAACACAAACAACGTTTAAGTTTTCAGTAAAATAATTGAAATAGAAATACTAACTATTATAGATTAATTTTCTATACCTATAAATAAGTTAAGTGGTTTTGGTTTAAATATGGAACTAGTTAGTAACCCCAGAAGTAGTACTTCTGGGGTTTTTTATGACCTAATTTTATCAAACAAAACGGAATAAAGGTTATCAACTATAGATGAAATACCTATAGCTAGTTACATTCAGCCTAGTTGATTTAAAATTTCAAATGATGCACCCGTTTCTAGCCCTGATCGAAGCGGCATCCTTTCCTGCCATTTTTTGGCAGGAAAGATATAGTGTAGAGCAGGAAATAGCTCCTAAAAACAGAAAACCTCGAAAGCACAAACTCTCGAGGTTTTTCACAAATTAAAACTAATTAAAAAAACTAAATCTTCACGACAAACCCACCATGAGATTTCATAGTTATTTTGAGTTTAGTCTTTTTGGATACTGGATTTTGTTGAAATCCTTTTTCGTTTTCGCTAATAATAAAACCATTCACATTGGTCACAAAAGACAAATCAATTTCAATTTCCTTGGCTGTATTCTCCCCGTTAATCCCCACAATATGCCAAACGTTATCTTTTTCTCGAGCCATTATAACATACTTCCCTGGGTATCCATCAATGAATTTAGAGTCGTCCCAATTCGTTGGGATATCTTTTAAATAATCGACTACATATTTTGGCATTTTGGCCATTCCTTCCGGAATTTCGGCAATATGTTGCACTCCTGATAAAAATAAAACGGGCAATGCTAGTTCGAATGCTGGAGTTGTTTTTCTAGTTATATTAGGAATGGAATCCAAAACCATCGGCGTGAAATCCATGGGGTCAAAAACATTACGAGCAAAAGGAAGCATGCTACAATGGGAAGGTGCTAAGTCAGCAATATCTTGAAAGAAAGTAATGTATTCGTATCCTTTAACGGCCTCCGTAGAAACTAAATTGGGATACGTACGTTGCCATCCTCTAGGCAACGTAGCGCCATGAAAATTAACCATCAGATGATGAGTGGCAGCATCCGTAAGCATATCGTGATAATAATTAATCATAGATTGACCATCACCTCCAAAAAAATCAACCTTGATACCGGCAATTCCCATATCGGCCAGTTTCGTGAATTCACTTTCCCTGTCCCGATGCGTCAACAACAAACTTTTAGGATGATAATCGGTACTGTTCCAAGAACCAGATGAATTGTACCAAACCATTAGTTTTACGTTCTTCCCTTTGGCGTAAGCCACTAATTCTTTCATTTTAATAAATCCAATTCTTGTATCCCAGTCGGCATCAATTAAACAATACGGCCAATGCATTTGCGAAGCGTAATCTATAAATTGTAAAGTAGTATCAAAGTTCACCGAATCATCTTTTAGCAAAACCCAACTCCAAGAAGACAATCCACTTTTTATAAAAGAAGTTTCCATGGGTATAGACGGCTCAGCAAGATCCGTCCCCATCGTACTTTCGGTAATTGTTTTTAAGGAGCCAATTGTTAGTGTTCTCCAAGGAGTGAACCATGGCAAGGTAGATTGTGGATTTAGAGCACCGTCAGGAAAAACTTCTTCTTTTTGAGGGAAGGTAAGTTGCATTGCTTTTGAGGTATCATTATAGACCAATCGGCTACCACAATAATTTCTTGGCAAA
The Flavobacterium sp. WC2421 genome window above contains:
- a CDS encoding aldose epimerase family protein; this translates as MNIVKRCIYGFSIVSLACMNVQCKGDKKMEETTVDTKVTDSVSIVKSEYGTTPKGEKVDQYTLTNQKGMEVKIITFGGIISSMKVPNKEGKSEEVVIGFNSLDQYMKDNPYFGALIGRYGNRIAKGKFTLDGKEYSLAINNAPNALHGGPEGFHRVIWTAEEAKSGDSAALKLKYVSKDMEEGYPGNLTVFVTYTLNNDNSLDILYEATTDKKTVVNLTNHSYFNLSSDFSKPILDHEITIDADKLVPVAATLIPTGQLTDVTNTPFDFRKPKKIGAEIEAKNEQLKNGLGYDHCWVLNNQDKGERFAASAYDAGSGRLLEVFTDQPGIQFYSGNFLDGTLPMRNGGTYARRTGFCLETQHYPDSPNQKDFPTTVLNPGENYKTQTTFKFSVK
- a CDS encoding glycoside hydrolase family 97 catalytic domain-containing protein, which produces MKNIIFLSLLFVSLTSFVLKPTAYYFVNSDKTVKIEFNLNSENTPSYKVFFKDKVVINTSELGIIREDANFYTGLEIVSVSKPTPIQSSYTMLQGKRKQISYTANQYTVSLQNNKGEAMDIIFQLSSDGIAFRYHFPETSNEIKKIVEEKTSYNFDATTKAWLQPMSKAKTGWKETNPSYEEHYAMGVPVNTKPEIGEGWVYPALFQSNATWILVSEVGLPRNYCGSRLVYNDTSKAMQLTFPQKEEVFPDGALNPQSTLPWFTPWRTLTIGSLKTITESTMGTDLAEPSIPMETSFIKSGLSSWSWVLLKDDSVNFDTTLQFIDYASQMHWPYCLIDADWDTRIGFIKMKELVAYAKGKNVKLMVWYNSSGSWNSTDYHPKSLLLTHRDRESEFTKLADMGIAGIKVDFFGGDGQSMINYYHDMLTDAATHHLMVNFHGATLPRGWQRTYPNLVSTEAVKGYEYITFFQDIADLAPSHCSMLPFARNVFDPMDFTPMVLDSIPNITRKTTPAFELALPVLFLSGVQHIAEIPEGMAKMPKYVVDYLKDIPTNWDDSKFIDGYPGKYVIMAREKDNVWHIVGINGENTAKEIEIDLSFVTNVNGFIISENEKGFQQNPVSKKTKLKITMKSHGGFVVKI